The Halarchaeum grantii genome includes a window with the following:
- a CDS encoding mechanosensitive ion channel family protein encodes MSTVSAVFGGFAWPVGLAVLVGGSFLAAALVSELGLRAARRVAAGTRFAVDDALVAELRLPLPATVAVTGAYVAPDVLAIPAEVAYYLHGGALTVAVAVWAYAVARLATRALRAYDDASDGTTGFAPIFQNLLSFAAVAVAGGAILHVWGIAITPLLASAGIAGIAVGFAAKDTVANFFGSIALYVDDTYKVGDYVVLDSGVSGTVLDITIRSTRLLTRDNVVVTVPNAVLNSAQIINHSAPVAKTRVKVPVGVAYGSDLDTVEDCLLAAADAVGDVAANPSPRVRFRGFGDSGLDYELLVWVRHPLHDAKTVHALNREVYARFTDAGVEIPYPQRVLHVAGDAEGGVAAESVHAPDADAEADAERPGAA; translated from the coding sequence ATGAGTACGGTATCGGCAGTCTTCGGCGGATTCGCGTGGCCGGTCGGGCTCGCGGTCCTCGTCGGTGGGTCCTTTCTCGCGGCGGCGCTGGTGAGCGAACTCGGGTTGCGAGCGGCGCGGCGGGTCGCGGCGGGGACGCGCTTCGCGGTCGACGACGCGCTCGTCGCCGAGTTGCGCCTCCCGCTCCCGGCGACGGTGGCGGTGACGGGCGCGTACGTCGCGCCAGACGTCCTCGCGATCCCCGCCGAAGTCGCCTACTACCTCCACGGCGGCGCGCTCACCGTCGCCGTGGCGGTGTGGGCGTACGCGGTCGCCCGCCTCGCGACGCGCGCACTCCGCGCGTACGACGACGCGAGCGACGGCACGACGGGGTTCGCACCGATCTTCCAGAACCTCCTCTCGTTCGCGGCGGTCGCCGTCGCGGGCGGTGCGATACTCCACGTCTGGGGCATCGCCATCACGCCCCTCCTCGCCTCGGCGGGTATCGCCGGCATCGCCGTCGGGTTCGCGGCGAAGGACACCGTCGCGAACTTCTTCGGGAGCATCGCGCTCTACGTCGACGACACCTACAAAGTGGGTGACTACGTCGTCCTCGACTCCGGGGTCTCGGGCACCGTCCTCGACATCACGATCCGCTCGACCCGCCTCCTCACCCGCGACAACGTCGTCGTCACCGTCCCGAACGCGGTCCTCAACTCCGCACAAATCATCAACCACTCCGCGCCCGTCGCGAAGACGCGCGTGAAGGTCCCCGTCGGCGTCGCGTACGGGAGCGACCTCGACACCGTCGAGGACTGCCTGCTCGCCGCCGCCGACGCCGTCGGTGACGTCGCCGCGAACCCCTCCCCGCGAGTGCGCTTCCGGGGCTTCGGCGACTCCGGCCTCGACTACGAGCTGCTCGTCTGGGTACGCCACCCGCTCCACGACGCGAAGACCGTCCACGCGCTCAACCGCGAGGTGTACGCGCGCTTCACGGACGCGGGCGTCGAGATACCCTATCCACAGCGCGTCCTCCACGTGGCGGGCGACGCCGAGGGCGGCGTCGCGGCCGAGTCGGTTCACGCGCCGGACGCCGACGCCGAGGCCGACGCGGAGCGGCCGGGCGCGGCCTGA
- the gatA gene encoding Asp-tRNA(Asn)/Glu-tRNA(Gln) amidotransferase subunit GatA, translating to MGAHNAFITEASIEGASEGALDGRTVAVKDNISTEGVATTCGSDMLADYVPPYDATVVSRLKDAGATIVGKANMDEFGMGTTTETSAFGATTNPADDERVPGGSSGGSAAAVAAGEADLALGSDTGGSVRCPAAFCGVVGIKPTYGLVSRYGLVAYANSLEQIGPLANSVEDAAALLDVIAGPDEHDATTHDAGADSDYAGAANGDVDGLTIGVPTELVEGADEDVKATFEDALDAYRDAGAEVESVSLPSVEYGVAAYYVIAMSEASSNLARFDGVRYGESGGFEGNWNESFAETRAENLGDEVKRRILLGTYALSAGYHDKYYKQAQEARAWVRQDFEEAFESVDVLASPTMPVLPPKLGESVEDPLQMYLMDANTVPVNLANLPAISVPAGDVDGLPVGLQLVGPKFGEERIIDAAALLG from the coding sequence ATGGGCGCGCACAACGCCTTCATCACCGAGGCGTCCATCGAGGGCGCGTCCGAGGGCGCGCTCGACGGCCGGACGGTCGCCGTCAAGGACAACATCTCCACCGAGGGCGTCGCCACAACCTGCGGCTCCGACATGCTCGCCGACTACGTCCCGCCCTACGACGCCACCGTCGTTTCCCGGCTGAAGGACGCCGGCGCGACCATCGTCGGGAAGGCGAACATGGACGAGTTCGGGATGGGTACCACCACCGAGACGTCGGCGTTCGGCGCGACCACCAACCCCGCCGACGACGAGCGCGTCCCCGGCGGGTCATCCGGCGGGTCCGCCGCCGCCGTCGCCGCCGGCGAAGCCGACCTCGCACTCGGTAGCGATACCGGAGGGTCGGTGCGCTGTCCCGCCGCCTTCTGCGGCGTCGTCGGCATCAAGCCCACCTACGGCCTCGTCTCGCGCTACGGCCTCGTCGCGTACGCGAACAGCCTCGAACAGATCGGCCCGCTGGCCAACAGCGTCGAGGACGCCGCCGCGCTCCTCGACGTCATCGCCGGCCCCGACGAGCACGACGCCACCACGCACGACGCCGGCGCCGACAGCGACTACGCGGGCGCCGCGAACGGCGACGTCGACGGCCTCACCATCGGCGTCCCCACCGAGCTCGTCGAGGGCGCCGACGAGGACGTGAAAGCCACCTTCGAGGACGCCCTGGACGCCTACCGCGACGCCGGTGCCGAGGTCGAGTCGGTCAGCCTCCCCTCCGTCGAGTACGGCGTCGCCGCCTACTACGTCATCGCGATGAGCGAGGCGTCCTCGAACCTCGCGCGCTTCGACGGCGTGCGCTACGGCGAGTCCGGTGGCTTCGAGGGCAACTGGAACGAGTCGTTCGCCGAGACGCGCGCCGAGAACCTCGGCGACGAGGTGAAGCGCCGCATCCTCCTGGGAACCTACGCGCTCTCGGCGGGCTACCACGACAAGTACTACAAGCAGGCTCAGGAGGCCCGCGCGTGGGTCCGACAGGACTTCGAGGAGGCCTTCGAGTCCGTCGACGTCCTCGCGTCGCCGACGATGCCCGTCCTCCCGCCGAAACTCGGCGAGAGCGTCGAGGACCCCCTGCAGATGTACCTCATGGACGCGAACACCGTCCCCGTGAACCTCGCGAATCTCCCCGCCATCAGCGTCCCCGCCGGCGACGTCGACGGCCTCCCGGTCGGCCTCCAACTCGTCGGCCCGAAGTTCGGCGAGGAGCGGATCATCGACGCCGCCGCGCTCCTCGGCTGA
- the gatC gene encoding Asp-tRNA(Asn)/Glu-tRNA(Gln) amidotransferase subunit GatC: MSDSAVDADEVRHVADLARVDLDEEEVERFADQFAGILEHFEALEEVPDVAAEPELVNVMRPDDVEESLDQEEALENAPETEDGFFKGPKVS; this comes from the coding sequence ATGAGCGATTCGGCCGTCGACGCTGATGAGGTCCGGCACGTCGCCGACCTCGCGCGCGTCGACCTCGACGAGGAGGAAGTCGAGCGCTTCGCCGACCAGTTCGCGGGCATCCTCGAGCACTTTGAGGCCCTCGAGGAGGTTCCGGACGTGGCGGCGGAGCCGGAGCTCGTGAACGTCATGCGCCCCGACGACGTCGAGGAGAGCCTCGACCAGGAGGAGGCGCTCGAGAACGCCCCCGAGACCGAGGACGGGTTCTTCAAGGGCCCGAAGGTGTCGTAG
- a CDS encoding transcription initiation factor IIB: protein MSDSRTRERRRTESDEQERERSSEDELVCPECGGDLVSDEQHGETVCSECGLVVEEDDIDRGPEWRAFNSQEKDQKSRVGAPTTNMMHDKGLSTNIGWQDKDAYGNSLSSRQRQKMQRLRTWNERFRTRDSKERNLKQALGEIERMSSALGLPKNVRETASVIYRRALDEDLLPGRSIEGVATAALYAAARQANTPRSLDEVTNVSRVDKDEIARTYRYVVRELKLEIAPADPTSYVPRFVSDLDLGDEVERQARDLLEAAKEKGIYSGKSPVGLAAAAVYAAGLLTNERVTQNQVSEVANISEVTIRNRYHELLEAQDDVPVEA, encoded by the coding sequence ATGAGTGACTCACGCACACGGGAGCGACGGCGGACGGAATCGGACGAACAGGAGCGCGAGCGGTCGAGCGAGGACGAACTCGTCTGCCCCGAGTGCGGCGGCGACCTCGTCAGTGACGAACAGCACGGGGAGACGGTCTGCTCGGAGTGCGGCCTCGTCGTCGAGGAGGACGACATCGACCGCGGGCCCGAGTGGCGGGCGTTCAACTCCCAGGAGAAGGACCAGAAATCGCGCGTCGGGGCGCCGACGACGAACATGATGCACGACAAGGGCCTCTCGACGAACATCGGCTGGCAGGACAAGGACGCCTACGGCAACTCCCTCTCGAGCCGCCAACGCCAGAAGATGCAGCGCCTCCGCACCTGGAACGAGCGCTTCCGTACCCGCGACTCGAAGGAGCGGAACCTGAAGCAGGCGCTCGGCGAGATCGAGCGTATGAGCTCCGCCCTCGGCCTCCCGAAGAACGTCCGGGAGACGGCGTCGGTCATCTATCGCCGCGCGCTCGACGAGGACCTCCTCCCGGGCCGCTCCATCGAGGGCGTCGCCACCGCCGCACTCTACGCCGCCGCCCGGCAGGCGAACACGCCGCGCTCGCTCGACGAGGTGACGAACGTCTCGCGCGTCGACAAGGACGAGATCGCGCGCACCTACCGCTACGTCGTCCGCGAGCTCAAACTCGAGATCGCACCCGCCGACCCGACGAGCTACGTCCCGCGATTCGTCAGCGACCTCGACCTCGGTGACGAGGTCGAACGCCAGGCCCGCGACCTGCTCGAGGCCGCCAAGGAGAAGGGCATCTACTCCGGGAAGTCGCCGGTCGGCCTCGCCGCCGCTGCGGTCTACGCGGCCGGCCTCCTCACGAACGAGCGCGTGACGCAGAACCAGGTGAGCGAGGTGGCGAACATCAGCGAAGTGACCATCCGCAACCGCTATCACGAGCTCTTAGAGGCCCAAGACGACGTTCCCGTCGAAGCCTGA
- a CDS encoding NUDIX hydrolase, with translation METTRHYTATAYIVCDGATALHEHDRLGLWLPPGGHVERDELPHRAAEREVREETGLDPTLLLAEPEVETGVVRSLPKPAHFLLEDIHAYEGGEVGHQHVDFVYFARVDSRDVTPRGDERDAEHWEWFTPAELGEADLGEEVVRIGREAIAAVEGEE, from the coding sequence ATGGAGACGACCCGACACTACACCGCCACCGCCTACATCGTCTGCGACGGGGCGACCGCGCTCCACGAGCACGACCGCCTCGGCCTCTGGTTGCCGCCCGGCGGGCACGTCGAGCGCGACGAACTCCCGCATCGCGCCGCCGAGCGCGAGGTCCGCGAGGAGACCGGCCTCGACCCGACGCTCCTCCTCGCAGAACCCGAGGTCGAGACCGGGGTCGTGCGCTCGCTCCCGAAGCCCGCGCACTTCCTCCTCGAGGACATCCACGCCTACGAGGGCGGCGAGGTCGGCCACCAGCACGTCGACTTCGTCTACTTCGCCCGCGTGGACTCGCGCGACGTGACGCCGCGGGGCGACGAGCGCGACGCCGAGCACTGGGAGTGGTTCACGCCGGCCGAGTTGGGCGAGGCGGACCTCGGCGAGGAGGTCGTCCGCATCGGCCGGGAGGCCATCGCGGCCGTCGAGGGCGAGGAGTAG
- a CDS encoding PHP domain-containing protein has translation MLSVELHSHSSLSYDGRDPVEMLLEQAAAVGLDALAVTDHDEYDASARAAELAPDYGLVGIPGMEVTSAAGHVLALGIEEPVPAGRPFGETLEAIRDAGGIAVVPHPFQESRSGVAANVTRETLASADAIEVYNSRLLTGRANRQAETFARDHGLPMTAGSDAHIAEMVGQAVTRVDADERTLESILDAVRAGRTSVEGQRTPWRISFRQAAGGAKRRVKNRLREFF, from the coding sequence GTGCTGTCGGTCGAGCTCCACTCCCACTCGTCGCTCTCCTACGACGGCCGCGACCCGGTCGAGATGCTCCTCGAGCAGGCCGCCGCCGTCGGGCTGGACGCGCTCGCCGTGACCGACCACGACGAGTACGACGCCAGCGCCCGCGCCGCCGAACTCGCGCCCGACTACGGCCTCGTCGGCATCCCGGGCATGGAGGTGACGAGCGCCGCCGGCCACGTCCTCGCGCTCGGCATCGAGGAGCCCGTGCCGGCGGGTCGCCCCTTCGGGGAGACGCTCGAGGCGATCCGCGACGCGGGCGGCATCGCCGTCGTCCCCCACCCCTTCCAGGAGTCCCGGAGCGGCGTCGCCGCGAACGTCACGCGCGAGACGCTCGCGTCCGCGGACGCCATCGAAGTCTACAACTCCCGGCTCCTCACCGGGCGCGCGAACCGGCAGGCCGAGACGTTCGCGCGCGACCACGGCCTCCCGATGACCGCCGGCTCGGACGCCCACATCGCCGAGATGGTCGGGCAGGCGGTCACGCGCGTCGACGCCGACGAGCGCACCCTCGAGAGCATCCTCGATGCGGTCCGCGCCGGCCGGACGAGCGTCGAGGGCCAGCGCACGCCGTGGCGCATCAGCTTCCGGCAGGCCGCCGGGGGCGCGAAACGCCGCGTGAAGAACCGCCTGCGCGAGTTCTTCTGA
- a CDS encoding DUF7504 family protein, protein MPDGPPIHPPESGSQVLAALPPHGRALAHLPESAFENLLVVQTNGAPGRTESAVRERGYDPRRVGVIPVTGSDVSYDGPLWVADRVRPSDLTGLSIQFSNALSYVDSGGWVVFDDLSTLSMYTDAEQLYRFVSTLVNATREADATGLYRVTNGVMDDGVAASIRGTMDAAVER, encoded by the coding sequence ATGCCTGACGGCCCACCCATCCACCCGCCCGAATCGGGCTCGCAGGTGCTCGCCGCGCTCCCCCCGCACGGGCGGGCGCTCGCCCACCTCCCGGAGTCGGCGTTCGAGAACCTGCTCGTCGTGCAGACGAACGGGGCGCCGGGGCGAACGGAGAGCGCCGTCAGGGAGCGCGGCTACGACCCGCGACGCGTCGGCGTCATCCCCGTCACGGGCTCGGACGTCAGCTACGACGGCCCGCTCTGGGTCGCCGACCGCGTGCGTCCGAGCGACCTGACCGGGCTCAGCATCCAGTTCTCGAACGCACTCTCGTACGTCGACTCGGGCGGGTGGGTGGTCTTCGACGACCTCAGCACGCTCTCGATGTACACGGACGCGGAGCAGCTCTACCGGTTCGTCTCCACGCTCGTGAACGCGACCCGGGAGGCCGACGCGACCGGCCTCTACCGCGTGACGAACGGCGTGATGGACGACGGCGTCGCGGCGTCGATTCGCGGGACGATGGACGCCGCCGTCGAGCGCTGA
- the purL gene encoding phosphoribosylformylglycinamidine synthase subunit PurL — MTLAESDRERVVGELGRDPTRAEAALFENLWSEHCAYRSSLPLLSAFDSESEEVVIGPGDDAAVVEVGEDVYATFGVESHNHPSYVDPFDGAATGVGGIVRDTLSMGAYPVALADCLYFGDFEREHSRYLLEGVVEGISHYGNAIGVPTVAGSTSFHEGYEGNPLVNVACVGLLSPDRLVTAEAQRPGNRLLLVGNSTGRDGLGGASFASEDLAEDAETEDRPAVQVGDPYAEKRLIEANEELVDAGLVVSARDLGAAGLGGASCELVAKGHLGCRLTLDDVHQREPGMNETEILLAESQERMVYEVAPGNVEAVAEVAEKYDLGCSDIGEVTADGRYVCEFDGDVVVDAPAEFLADGAPLNDLPMTEPETPATDYDLPALADAFEAVVASPNAASKRWVYRQYDHEVGARTAVRPGEDGALLALHELADAGVDTADAPGIALAAGANPNWTACEPYAGAYATAVENATNLAAVGATPVAAVDCLNGGNPEKADVYGGFGAMVEGLADGCRDLSVPVVGGNVSLYNDSNAGPIPPTPTLAVLGTTDSLDAPGTAFAGGGTLLLVGGHDEGLGGSELLAEFGGTDAFPDLPGDAGAVVDALAAVAGDDHTTAVHDVSDGGLAVALAEGLTESAGAAVAVPSLDALFSEAPGRAVVETTDPEGVKAAFDGVADVVELGESDASGTLTLDVGEETVAYDHADVAAFRETIAAAMD, encoded by the coding sequence ATGACTCTCGCCGAGTCGGACCGCGAACGCGTCGTCGGCGAACTGGGCCGGGATCCGACGCGCGCCGAGGCCGCGCTGTTCGAGAACCTCTGGAGTGAGCACTGTGCGTACCGCTCGTCGCTACCCCTGCTCTCCGCCTTCGACTCGGAGAGCGAGGAGGTCGTGATCGGGCCCGGGGACGACGCCGCCGTCGTCGAAGTGGGGGAGGACGTCTACGCCACCTTCGGCGTCGAGTCCCACAACCACCCCTCGTACGTCGACCCGTTCGACGGCGCCGCCACCGGCGTCGGAGGCATCGTCCGGGACACCCTCTCGATGGGCGCGTACCCGGTCGCGCTCGCCGACTGCCTCTACTTCGGCGACTTCGAGCGCGAGCACTCGCGCTACCTCCTCGAGGGGGTCGTCGAGGGCATCAGCCACTACGGGAACGCCATCGGCGTCCCCACCGTCGCGGGGAGCACCTCCTTCCACGAGGGCTACGAGGGCAACCCGCTCGTGAACGTCGCCTGCGTCGGCCTCCTCAGTCCCGACCGCCTCGTCACCGCCGAAGCCCAGCGCCCCGGCAACCGACTCCTCCTCGTCGGCAACAGCACGGGCCGCGACGGCCTCGGGGGCGCGTCCTTCGCCTCCGAGGACCTCGCGGAGGACGCCGAGACCGAGGACCGCCCCGCCGTACAGGTCGGCGACCCCTACGCGGAGAAGCGCCTCATCGAGGCGAACGAGGAACTCGTCGACGCCGGCCTCGTCGTCTCCGCGCGCGACCTCGGCGCCGCCGGCTTAGGGGGTGCGTCCTGCGAGCTCGTCGCGAAGGGCCACCTCGGCTGTCGGCTCACCCTCGACGACGTCCACCAGCGCGAACCCGGGATGAACGAGACCGAGATCCTCCTCGCCGAGTCCCAAGAGCGCATGGTCTACGAGGTCGCGCCCGGAAACGTCGAGGCCGTCGCCGAGGTCGCCGAGAAGTACGACCTCGGCTGCTCGGACATCGGTGAAGTCACCGCCGACGGCCGCTACGTCTGCGAGTTCGACGGCGACGTCGTCGTCGACGCGCCCGCAGAGTTCCTCGCCGACGGCGCGCCCCTGAACGACCTCCCGATGACGGAGCCGGAGACGCCCGCGACCGACTACGACCTGCCCGCGCTCGCGGACGCGTTCGAGGCCGTCGTCGCCAGCCCGAACGCCGCCTCGAAGCGCTGGGTCTACCGGCAGTACGACCACGAGGTCGGTGCGCGCACCGCCGTCCGGCCCGGCGAGGACGGCGCGCTCCTCGCGCTCCACGAACTCGCCGACGCCGGCGTCGACACCGCCGACGCGCCCGGCATCGCGCTCGCTGCAGGCGCGAACCCGAACTGGACGGCCTGCGAGCCCTACGCGGGCGCCTACGCCACCGCCGTCGAGAACGCGACGAACCTCGCCGCCGTCGGCGCCACCCCGGTCGCCGCTGTCGACTGCCTCAACGGCGGGAACCCCGAGAAGGCCGACGTCTACGGCGGGTTCGGCGCGATGGTCGAGGGGCTCGCGGACGGCTGTCGCGACCTCTCCGTGCCCGTGGTCGGCGGGAACGTCTCGCTCTACAACGACTCGAACGCGGGGCCGATCCCGCCGACGCCGACGCTCGCCGTCCTCGGCACTACCGACTCGCTGGACGCGCCCGGCACCGCCTTCGCGGGCGGCGGGACGCTCCTCCTCGTCGGCGGCCACGACGAGGGACTCGGCGGCTCCGAACTCCTCGCCGAGTTCGGCGGCACCGACGCCTTCCCCGACCTCCCCGGGGACGCCGGGGCCGTCGTCGACGCGCTCGCCGCCGTCGCGGGCGACGACCACACCACGGCCGTCCACGACGTCAGCGACGGCGGCCTCGCCGTCGCGCTCGCCGAAGGCCTCACCGAGTCCGCGGGCGCGGCCGTCGCGGTGCCGTCGCTCGACGCGCTCTTCTCCGAGGCCCCGGGTCGCGCCGTCGTCGAGACGACCGACCCCGAGGGCGTGAAAGCGGCGTTCGACGGCGTCGCAGACGTCGTCGAACTCGGCGAAAGCGACGCCTCCGGCACGCTCACGCTCGACGTGGGCGAAGAGACGGTCGCGTACGACCACGCCGACGTCGCGGCGTTCCGCGAGACCATCGCGGCGGCGATGGACTGA
- a CDS encoding DUF7550 family protein, translating into MDTTHEGRTTSPMQSYSKTQVAYGGVVLAVGALLTYVLPLAFGL; encoded by the coding sequence ATGGACACGACACACGAGGGCCGGACGACGTCGCCGATGCAGTCCTACTCGAAGACGCAGGTCGCCTACGGAGGGGTCGTCCTCGCGGTCGGGGCACTCCTCACGTACGTCCTCCCGCTCGCGTTCGGGCTCTGA
- the hisF gene encoding imidazole glycerol phosphate synthase subunit HisF gives MTLTKRVIPCIDVDLDENGDAAVYTGVNFEDLEYTGDPVELAKKYNEAGADEFVFLDITASAEGRDTMLNVVENVADEVFIPLTVGGGIRDTDDIKETLRAGADKVSINTGALQRPELITEGARAFGSQCIVISVDARRRFDDEGEHYERVDGESCWFECTVKGGREGTGIDVVEWAEEAEERGAGELFVNSIDMDGTKDGYDLPLTSAVCDAVSTPVIASSGCGEPEHMREAFESGADAALAASIFHFEEYTIEEVKQYLDEHGVPVRL, from the coding sequence ATGACTCTCACGAAGCGCGTCATCCCGTGTATCGACGTGGACCTCGACGAGAACGGGGACGCGGCGGTCTACACGGGCGTGAACTTCGAGGACCTCGAGTACACGGGCGACCCCGTCGAGCTCGCGAAGAAGTACAACGAGGCGGGCGCGGACGAGTTCGTCTTCCTCGACATCACGGCGAGCGCGGAGGGCCGCGACACGATGTTGAACGTCGTGGAGAACGTCGCGGACGAGGTGTTCATCCCCCTCACGGTCGGCGGCGGCATCCGCGATACCGACGACATCAAGGAGACGCTGCGCGCCGGCGCGGACAAGGTCTCCATCAACACGGGCGCCCTACAGCGCCCCGAACTCATCACGGAGGGTGCGCGCGCCTTCGGCAGTCAGTGCATCGTCATCAGCGTGGACGCGCGCCGGCGCTTCGACGACGAGGGCGAGCACTACGAGCGGGTCGACGGGGAGTCCTGCTGGTTCGAGTGCACGGTGAAAGGCGGGCGCGAGGGCACCGGCATCGACGTCGTCGAGTGGGCCGAGGAGGCCGAGGAACGCGGCGCGGGCGAGCTCTTCGTGAACTCCATCGACATGGACGGCACGAAGGACGGCTACGACCTCCCGCTCACGAGCGCGGTCTGCGACGCCGTCTCCACGCCCGTCATCGCCTCCTCCGGCTGTGGCGAACCCGAGCACATGCGCGAGGCCTTCGAGTCGGGCGCGGACGCCGCGCTCGCCGCGTCCATCTTCCACTTCGAGGAGTACACCATCGAGGAAGTCAAGCAGTACCTCGACGAACACGGGGTTCCGGTCCGGCTGTAA
- a CDS encoding DNA-directed RNA polymerase subunit L has product MDLRVVEQQETELTIEIAGEDHTFMNVLKGALLELDDVAAATYDQNPEQSGGQTEPILTLKTEGADPIDCLEQGAALVDEQMSEFRTAFEAAR; this is encoded by the coding sequence ATGGATCTCCGGGTCGTCGAACAGCAGGAGACGGAGCTGACTATCGAGATCGCGGGCGAAGACCACACCTTCATGAACGTCCTGAAGGGCGCGCTGCTGGAGCTCGACGACGTCGCCGCCGCGACGTACGACCAGAACCCCGAGCAGTCCGGTGGCCAGACCGAGCCCATCCTGACGCTGAAGACGGAGGGCGCGGACCCCATCGACTGCCTCGAACAGGGCGCGGCGCTCGTCGACGAGCAGATGAGCGAGTTCCGGACGGCGTTCGAAGCGGCTCGGTAG
- a CDS encoding rhomboid family intramembrane serine protease — translation MVSPAFVAGASAAVACWGLVVVLVALRAVRPGTALRAGLPAGPLVGLGVAAALGLPLDTALAAAVPLVALCSLALVRALDGVTNAWGRRLRARFLLGVPWGTLLCVLGVAGFYWLVQGGWAHPYDPLSLPFTSWSYLYPLGVLTAPFAHSGLGHVTGNLLGTLVYAPLAEYAWSHYPRRRGDTTFSSLRTNPYARVLAFPLAVAAVAVATSVLAWGPIIGFSGVVFAFGAFALTRYPVATVAATAASGFASTVYYALRDPIVVASAGPSYGGPWWAGVAVQGHATGVFLGVLCGALLVAARDERPGAFRLWGATIVYAASVPLYAIWWYRGPATYVLYRGLGVLFVVALGLLVAAGVRARARPLSARVDLGVTRRQVGALCLLFPLLVTAVVAVPVNLTTVADGPPANADDAVHVRDYTVTYAEDVPNERVGAIDIELLNESTGVNASGVIVSNADRHLWTQAISTGSLAFSGYDTVRVGGVGWSERIGVRRTGWTPVGAPTVYRVAMTNATGAWHPVYASGNATAALTLDGRNVTVGATHENFSLVVTRANATLDRAAIPTANATTRAGGLTFARDGTRVVASDGATRVTVATRETYG, via the coding sequence ATGGTCTCGCCCGCGTTCGTCGCCGGCGCGTCCGCCGCCGTGGCGTGCTGGGGCCTCGTCGTCGTGCTCGTCGCGTTGCGCGCCGTCCGTCCCGGAACCGCGCTGCGCGCCGGCCTCCCCGCCGGGCCGCTCGTCGGCCTCGGCGTCGCGGCCGCGCTCGGCCTCCCGCTCGACACCGCGCTCGCCGCCGCCGTCCCGCTCGTCGCGCTCTGCTCGCTCGCCCTCGTCCGCGCCCTCGACGGCGTGACGAACGCGTGGGGGAGACGCCTCCGCGCGCGCTTCCTCCTCGGCGTCCCGTGGGGCACCCTCCTCTGCGTCCTCGGCGTCGCGGGCTTCTACTGGCTCGTCCAGGGCGGATGGGCCCACCCCTACGACCCGCTCTCGCTCCCCTTCACCTCGTGGTCCTACCTCTACCCGCTCGGTGTGCTCACCGCGCCGTTCGCGCACTCCGGTCTCGGGCACGTCACCGGGAACCTCCTCGGGACGCTCGTCTACGCGCCGCTCGCCGAGTACGCGTGGAGTCACTACCCGCGCCGGCGCGGCGACACGACGTTCTCCTCGCTCCGGACGAACCCCTACGCGCGCGTCCTCGCGTTCCCGCTCGCCGTCGCCGCCGTCGCCGTCGCCACGAGCGTCCTCGCGTGGGGCCCGATAATCGGCTTTTCGGGCGTCGTCTTCGCCTTCGGCGCGTTCGCGCTCACGCGCTACCCCGTCGCCACCGTCGCCGCCACCGCCGCGAGCGGCTTCGCCTCCACCGTCTACTACGCCCTGCGCGACCCCATCGTCGTCGCGTCCGCCGGCCCCTCCTACGGCGGCCCGTGGTGGGCGGGCGTCGCCGTCCAGGGCCACGCGACCGGCGTCTTTCTGGGGGTGCTCTGCGGCGCGCTCCTCGTCGCCGCCCGCGACGAACGCCCCGGCGCGTTCCGCCTCTGGGGCGCGACCATCGTCTACGCCGCGAGCGTCCCCCTCTACGCCATCTGGTGGTATCGCGGCCCCGCCACCTACGTCCTCTATCGCGGCCTCGGCGTCCTCTTCGTCGTCGCGCTCGGCCTCCTCGTCGCCGCCGGCGTCCGCGCGCGCGCCCGCCCGCTCTCCGCGCGCGTTGACCTCGGCGTCACCCGCCGACAGGTCGGCGCGCTCTGCCTCCTCTTCCCGCTCCTCGTCACCGCCGTCGTCGCCGTCCCGGTCAACCTCACCACCGTCGCCGACGGCCCGCCCGCGAACGCCGACGACGCCGTCCACGTCCGCGACTACACCGTCACCTACGCCGAGGACGTCCCGAACGAGCGCGTCGGCGCCATCGACATCGAGCTCCTCAACGAGTCCACGGGCGTCAACGCGAGCGGCGTCATCGTCTCGAACGCGGACAGACACCTCTGGACGCAGGCCATCTCGACGGGGTCGCTCGCGTTCTCCGGCTACGACACCGTCCGCGTCGGCGGCGTCGGTTGGAGCGAGCGCATCGGCGTCAGACGCACCGGTTGGACGCCCGTCGGCGCCCCCACCGTCTACCGCGTCGCGATGACGAACGCCACGGGCGCGTGGCACCCCGTCTACGCGTCCGGGAACGCCACCGCCGCGCTCACGCTCGACGGCCGAAACGTCACCGTCGGCGCGACCCACGAGAACTTCTCGCTCGTCGTCACGCGCGCGAACGCGACGCTCGATAGGGCGGCGATACCCACGGCGAACGCGACGACGCGCGCCGGCGGCCTCACCTTCGCGCGCGACGGCACGCGCGTCGTCGCGAGCGACGGCGCGACCCGCGTCACCGTCGCCACCAGAGAGACCTACGGGTAG